The segment ACCTTGCCGCTGGTGGTGCGGCGCACCGAGCCGCGCCGGACCAGCACCACGTTGCGCATCGGGGCGCCGAGTTCGGCGGTCAACCGCTGCTTGACGGCGGCGGCGACCTCGGCCGGGCCGTTGCCGCGCACCCGCGGGTCGATCTCGTGCACCAGGACCACCCGCTCGTCCGGGGCGGGCACCGGGAAGGCGGCGCCGAAGAAGCCGTTCAGCGCGGGGTGGGCGGCGCGGGCCTCCTGTTCGAGGTCCTGCGGGAACAGGTTGCGGCCGCGCAGGACCAGCATCTCCTTGAGCCGGCCGGTGAGGAACAGTTCGCCGTCGAGCAGGGTGCCGAGGTCGCCGGTGCGCAGCCAGCGGCGGCCGTCGCCGTCGGCGGTGCGGGCGCCGAACACCTCCTCGGTCAGGTCGGGGCGGTTCCAGTAGCCGGAGCCGACGCTGTCGCCGCGCAGCCACAGTTCGCCGACCGCGCCGTCGGGCAGCACCCGGCGGGTGTCCGGGTCGACGATCCGGGACTCGAAGCCGCCGGGCAGGCCGAGGCCGACCAGCGGGCGGCCCTGCTCGGCGGGCCGGACGGTGCCGCGCTCGGCGGCGGCCGGGTCGACGGTGCGGACGGTCGGGTCGGTGCCGGGGGCCTTGGCGCAGACGAAGACGGTGGCCTCGGCGAGGCCGTAGCCGGGCGAGACGGCGGTGCGGGCCAGGCCGGCCGCGGCGAACCGGTCGGCGAACGCGGTGAGGGTGGGGGCGTGGATCGGCTCGGAGCCGTTGGCGAGGAACTTCAGCGCGGACAGGTCGAGTTCGGCGAGGTGCTGGTCGGTGACCAGCCGCAGGCACAGGTCGAAGGCGAAGTTCGGGGCGGCGGTGACGGTGATCCGGTGGCGGTCCATCATCCGCAGCCACTCGACGGGCCGCTTGACGAACTCGGCCGGCGGCATCAGCACGCTGGTCGCGCCGAGCAGCAGGGCGGTGCTGAGCTGGGTGAACAGGCCCATGTCGTGGTGGAGCGGGATCCAGTTGCCGAAGCGGTCGTCCGGGCCGATCCCGCAGTCGGTGCTGAAGGCGCGGGCGTTGGCCAGGATGTTGCCGTGGCTGAGCATCACGCCCTTGGGGGTGCCGGTGGAGCCGGAGCTGTACTGCAGGACGCCGAGGGTGTCGGGGCCGGTGTCCGGCAGGTCCGGCAGCGGGCGCGGGCCGTCCGCCGGGCTGTCGCCGACCGGGGCGACCGCCTCGACCGGGACGTCCAGGTCCTGGGTGAGCAGCCACTCGCAGAGCGCGGCCCGGTCCTGGCCGGTGGCGAGGACCAGCCCGGGGGTGCAGTCGCGGACCACGGCGGCGACCCGCGCGGTGGCGTGCGCCGAGCCGCCGGGGACGGGGACGGGCACCGCGACCAGGCCGGCCAGCAGGCAGCCCAGGTAGACCTCGACGAACTCGGTGGAGGTCGGCAGCGCCAGCAGGACGCGCCCGCCCGGGGCGAACCGGTCGGCCAGCGCGGCGGCCCGCAGCCGGGCCCGGCGGTGCAGTTCGGCGAAGGTCAGCGATTCGGGGGCCGGTCCGGCGGAGCCCCGGTGGATGGTCAGCGCGGTCCGGTCGGGGTGCGCGGCCGCCCGCGCGGCGAGCGCGTCGCCGACGTTGCGGTGGCCGAAGAAGTCGGTGGTCATGGCCGTCTCTCTCGGTGGTGTGGGTACGGGCGGGGGGCGGTGCGCGGTCAGCTGCCGTAGCCGCCCCAGGCGACGAGCAGGGCCGCCCGTTCCCCGGCGGTGAGGATGTCGATGTCCCCGACCCGCTCCTCGGGGTGGTCGGCGATCAGCTCCAGCAGGCGGCGGAAGCGGTCCAGCACCTGTCCGGCCTCCTCGCGGCCGTAGCAGTCGGGCCGGTGGCCGAGCCACAGCCGCAGGCGCGGGCCGGGGATCACGGCCATCCGCAGCGGGTAGTGGGTGCCGTCCCGGGCGTCCAGGGCGGTGAGCCGCAGGCCGCCGGGCAGGGCGTCGAAGGCGTCGAGGTCCACGGGGTAGTTGAGGCAGACGGTGGTGGTGTCGAACAGCGGTCCGACGCCGGCCAGCCGCTGGATGTCGGCCAGGCCCAGGTGGTGGTGGGCGGCGAGCCGGTTCTGCTCGTCCTGGAGGCGGACCAGCAGCTCGCCCAGGCTCTCCTCGTCGCGGAGCGCGACCCGGACCGGCAGGGTGTTGGTGAGCATGCCCACCATCCGTTCCACGCCGGGCAGTTCGGCGTCGCGGCCGGAGACGGAGGTGCCGAAGACGACGTCCTCGGTGCCGGCCGTCCGGGCCAGGAACAGGCCCCAGGCGGCCTCCACCGCGGTGTTGAGCGTCACCCCGAGGGCGCGCAGCCGGCGCTGGAGCCGGTCGGTGGCCTCCTCGGTGAGCTCCTCGCGCAGCTGCTGCTGCGGCACCGGCTCGCCCTCGGCGGCCTCCGGCACCAGGTGGGTGGGGCCCTCCAGGCCGGCGAACGCGGCCGCCCAGGCCCGGCCGGCCGCGGCGGTGTCCTGCCCGGCCAGCCAGGCCAGGTACTCCCGCACCGGGCGGGCCGGCGGCAGGTCGGCGGCCCCGGCGTACAGCGCGAACAGCTCGTCGAGCAGCACGGGGGTGGACCAGCCGTCCCACAGGATGTGGTGGTTGGTGAGCACCAGCCGGTGCTGGTCCGCGCCCAGTCGCAGCAGCAGGACGCGCAGCAGCGGCGGCGCGGCCAGGTCGAACGGGCGGGCCTGCTCGGCGGCGGTGCGCCGGTCGCGCTCGGCGGTCCGCTCCGGCTCGGGCAGGCCGGACAGGTCGGCGGCGCTCCAGGGCGGTTCGAGGCCGTCGCGGACCAGTTGGACGGGCCGGTCCAGGCCCTCGTGGCAGAAGCCGGCCCGCAGCGCGGGGTGGCGCTCCAGCAGCCGTCCGGCGGCGGCCCGGAGCCGGTCGGGGTCGAGCGGGCCGCGCAGGTCGGCGACCAGCTGGGTGAGGTAGGCGTCGCTGTCGCGGCCGTCGATCAGGGTGTGGAAGAGGAAGCCCTCCTGGAGGGGGGTGAGCGGCAGCACGTCGGTGAGGCCGGGGTGGGCGCGCTCCAGGGCCTCCAGGCGGCCCTGGTCGAGGCCGGCCAGCGGCACGTCGGCGGGCACCAGCCCGGCGGCGCCGGGCTGGTCGGCGGCGGCCGGGAGGGCGGCCAGCTCCTGCTGCCAGAGGGCGGCGAGCCGGTCCGCGCCGACGGCCTCGAAGCGGTCGGCGGGGCCTTCCAGGGCGGCGTGCAGTTCGGGTCCGGCGGCGCCCTCGTGGGTGATCGCGGTGATCTCCAGGGCGTGCGCGGCGGGCATCCGCGGGTCGAAGCCGTCGACCAGCGGGCCGTCGCCGGGCAGCAGGTCCCAGTCGAAGCCGCGGTCGCCGGGCAGCCGGCCGAGGTAGTTGAAGGCCAGTTCGGGGGTGCCGGCGAGGCCGTCGGCGCCGTCCAGGTGCCGCAGCAGGCCGTGGCCGAGGCCGTCGCCGGGGCGGGAGCGCAGCCGGTCCTTGACCAGTTTGAGGGCGCGGGCCGGGTCGTCGGCCGGGCCGGGCGGCAGCGCGACCGGGTGCAGGGCGGTGAACCAGCCGACGGTGCGGGACAGGTCGGCGGCGGGCAGGCCGACGGCGTCCTCCTGGCGGCCGTGCACCTCCAGGTCGAGCAGCACGTCGCCGCCGGGCTGCCCGCGTTCGGCCCGCAGCCGGGCGACGGCCCGGACCAGCGCGGTGAGCAGCAGTTCGTCCGGTCCGGCGCGCAGCGCGCCGGGCAGGTCGGCGAGCAGCCGGGCGGTCGGGGCGGGGGGCAGGGTGAAGGCGGTGCGGCGGCGCGGGCCGGGGGTGAGCGGGCCGGAGCCGGGGTCGGGGGTGGCGGCGATCCGCTGCCAGGCCGGGAGTTCGGGCCGGCGGTCGGCGGCGGTGGCGGCGAGCCGGGCGGCCCAGCCGCGCAGCGAGGTGGTGGCGGGCGGCAGGTCGGGGGTGCGGCCGGCCCGGGCGGCGGCCTCGGCGGCGGCCAGGTCGGGCAGCAGGATCCGCCAGGAGACGCCGTCGACGGCCAGGTGGTGGACGACCAGCAGCAGTTCGCGCCGGTCGGCGAAGTGCACGGCCTGCAGGACGGTGCCGCCGGCCGGGTCGAGGCGGTCGCGGGCGGCGGCGGCCTCGGCGGCCCGGTCGGCCCCGGCGGGGGCGGTGCGCAGGCCGACCGGGACGGTCCCGGCCGGGCGGACCGCGGCGGTCCAGTCGGCGGCCAGCGCGATCCGCAGCGCGTCGTGGTGGTCGGTGAGCGTCCGGAGCGCGGCGGCCAGCGAGTCCGCGGTGGCGTCGGCGGGGGTGCGCAGCAGCACGGACTGGTTGAACCCGGCGACGGCGGCGGTCCCGGCCCCGCCGGCGAGGGCGGCCAGCCAGCGCAGGATCGGGGTGGGGGCGATTTCCCCGGTCCCGGCCCCGGCGGGTTCGGCGCCGGCCGCCGGGTCGGTGCGGGCGACGGTGGCGAGTTCCTCGGGGGTGCGGTGGCGCAGCACCTCGCCCGCGGTCAGCCGCAGCCCCTCCTCGCGGGCCCGGGCGACCAGTTGGATGGCCTGGATGGAGTCGCCGCCGCAGTCGAAGAACGACTCGTCGGCGCCGACCGGCCCGGTGCCCAGCACGTCGGCGAAGAGCCGGCACAGCAGCGCCTCGACGGGGGTGCGGGCGGCCTTGCCGGCGGCCCGGGCGGCGAAGTCGGGGGCGGGCAGCGCCCGGCGGTCGACCTTGCCGTGCGGGGTGAGCGGGAGGGCGTCCAGCAGTAGCACGGCGGCGGGCACCATGAAGTCGGGCAGGGTGCGGGCGACGGCGGCGCGCAGCGCGACCGGGTCGAGCGCGGTGCCGGGCCGGGCGACCGCGTAGCCGACCAGGCGGCGGTCGGAGGGCTGGTCGCCGTGGGCGGCGACCACGGCCTCGGCGACCCCGTCGACGGCGGCCAGCGCCGCCTCGACCTCGCCGGGTTCGATCCGGTAGCCGCGGATCTTGACCTGGCCGTCGGCCCGGCCGAGGAAGTCCAGCCGGCCGTCGGGGCGGCGGCGCACCAGGTCGCCGGTGCGGTACATCCGGGTGCCGGGCGGGCCGTACGGGCAGGGCAGGAAGCGTTCGGCGGTCAGGCCGGGGCGGCCGAGGTAGCCGCGGGCGGTGCCGGCGCCGGTGGCGTACAGCTCGCCGGCGGCGCCGGTCGGGACGAGGGCGAGGTCCCCGTCGAGGACGTGCAGCCGGGTGTTGGCGATCGGGCGGCCGATCGGCGGGGCCTCGTCGGCGGTGAGCGGGTCGCTGCCGGAGACGGTGCAGGACATCTCGGTGGGCCCGTAGTGGTTGCGCAGGGCGCGCCCGGCGGACCAGCGGCGGACGGTCTCCGGTTCGACGCTGTCGCCGCCGACCACCACGGAGCGCAGGGCGGGCAGTTCGGCGTCGGGCAGGGCGGCGAGCAGCACCGGGGGCAGCGTCATGTGGGTGGCGCGCCGCTCGGCGAGGAAGGCGACGAGTTCGGCGCCCAGCGGGAGTCCGGCGGCGGGCGGCAGCAGCAGTTCGGCGCCGGACAGCAGGCACGGCCAGATCTCCTGCACGGCGGCGTCGAAGCCGGGCGACAGCAGCTGGGTGACCCGGCTGCCGGGGCCGAGGGCGAGCCGCTCGAGGTGGTCGAGGACCAGGTTGACCACGCCGCGGTGCGGGACGACGACGCCCTTGGGGGTGCCGGTGGAGCCGGAGGTGTAGATCAGGTACGCCGGGTTCTCCCGGTCCGGGACCGGGAGGGCGCGATCGGCGTCGGCGGTCCCGGGGGCGGGCAGCAGCAGCCGGGGCGCGCCGGCCGGGAGCCGGTCGGCGGTGTCGGGCGTGGTGAGGACCAGCGCGGGGGCGCTGTCGGAGAGCAGTTGGGCGATCCGCTCGGCCGGGTAGCCGGGGTCGACGGGCAGGTAGGCGGCGCCGGCCCGGACCACCGCGAGCAGGGCGGTGATCGACAGCGGGGAGCGCGGCACGGCGACGGCGACGAAGCTCTCCGGTCCGATGCCGCGGGCGGCGAGGGTGCGGGCCAGGGCGAGCGAGTCGGCGTCCAGCTGCCGGTAGGTGAGGCGGTGGCCGTCCTGGGAGACGGCGACCGCGTCGGGGGTGGCGGCGGCCTGCCGGGCGAACAGCTCGGGCAGGCAGGTGTCGGGCAGCGGCCGGTCGGTGGCGTTCCACTCGTGGAGCAGCCGGTGGCGTTCGTCCGCGCCGAGCAGGTCGAGGGTGCCGAGCGGGGCGGCGGGGGCGGCGAGCGCGGCCCGCACCAGCCGCAGGAAGCGGTCGCGGTGGCCGAGCAGTTCGGCGGTGTCGAAGTGGCCGGGGTGGGCGTCGAAGGCGATCCGGGCGCCCTCGCCGCCGTCGGCGCGGTCCTGCACCGAGACGGTCAGGTCGGGGGCCGGGCCGGAGGACAGGTTGACGGGGGTGGCGGGCCGGTCGCCGAAGCCGAGCCGCGGGTCGTGCGACATCAGGTTGGCCATCGTGCCGATGAAGCCGACGTCGCTGCCGGACAGGCCGAGCGCGGCGAGCAGGTCCTCGTGCCGGAAGCGCTGGTGGGCGAGGGCGGCCCGGATCTCGGCGTCGGCGGCGGGCAGCAGCGACTCCAGTGACGTCCCGGCGGTGACGGCCAGCCGCAGCGCCACCGTGTTGGTGACCATCGCGGGGGTGCGGCGGGCGGCGGGGGTGGTGCGGGCGGCGACCGGCAGGGCCAGCACGACGTCCTCGCGGCCGGTGGCGCGGTGCAGGTAGGCGGCGGTGAGCGCGACCAGCACGGTCAGCCAGCTGGTGCGGCCGGCCCGGGCGGCGGCCCGGACGGCCCGCATGGTGGCGGGGTCGAGGGCGGCGTCGGCGCGCAGCCGCTGGGCCCGTTCCCAGGCGGCGGGGCCGGCGGCGGGTTCGGTGCGCACGGCGCGGCCGGTGAGCCGGGCGGGCATCGGGCGGTCGGCGAGCCGTTCGGTCCAGTAGCGGCGGTCCTCGGCGTACTGCTCGGAGCGGCGGTAGGCGGCGTCCTCCTCGACCAGCACCGCGAGCGGTTCGAACGGGGACGGGCCGACGGGCTCTCCCGCGCGCAGCGCGCGGTGGACGGCGGCGAGCCGGCCGAGGACCAGGGAGTAGCCGATGCCGTCGGCGACCACGTGGTGGTAGCGGTGGTGGACCCAGTGCCGGTCCGGGGCGAGGCGCAGCAGGGCGGCGTGCGAGAGCGGCCCGGCGGCCAGGTCGACGGGCTCGTCGAAGCGGGCGCTCAGCCAGGCGCGGGCGGCGGCCTCCGGGTCAAGGTGGTCGGAGAAGTCGTGGAAGGCGGCGGGCGGGGCGGAACCGGGGTCGACCAGCTGCCAGTGGCCGTCGGCGTCCTCGCCGACGGCGTGCACCTGGAGGGCCTGGCACTCGGCGACGACGGTGCGCCAGGCTTCGGCGAAGGTGTCCGGGTCGACGGGTTCGGGGACGTCCAGGTACTCGCCGATGGTGAACCGCAGGCCGGTCGGGTCGAGCTGGTGGGCGGCCCAGACCCCGGCCTGGGCCGCGGTGAGGGGCAGGCGCACCGTGTTCGGGTGGGACATCTCAGCTCTCCACGAGGGGTCGGTCGGCGGTCGCGGCGATCGGGGCGCCGTGCCGGGCGAGGGCGTCGGTGAGCAGGGCGGCGAGGAGTCCGGGGCACTCCTCGGGGTAGAAGTGGCCGCCGGGCAGTTCGTGCTGCTCGAAGGCGCCGACGGTGTGCGCGGACCAGCGCCGGGCGTCCTCGGGGGTGAAGCGGGCGTCGCGGTCGCCGCCGACGGCGATCACCGGGCAGCCCAGCGGCGGGCCGGGCTGGTGGCGGTAGGCGTCGGCGAGCAGGAAGTCGCTGCGCAGCATCGGGAGGGTGAGCTGCCACAGCTCCTCCTCTTCCAGCCGGTCGGCGCCGGACCCGCCGAGTTCCCGGATGAAGCCGCGGACGGCCTCGTCGTCGCCGGCGAAGTCGAGCCCGGTGGGGCGGCAGGCGTCGGGGGCGCGGCGGGCGGAGGCGAACAGGGCGAGCAGCGGCGACGGGAAGCGCGGCCGCAGCAGCCGGGCCGTCTCGTACGCCACGGTGGCCCCCATGCTGTGGCCGAGGAAGGCGGTGGGCCGGTCGAGCCGGGGCGCCACCTCCCGGTGGATGTCCGCCGCGAGCGCGAGCAGGTCGGTGGCGAACGGCGCCAGGTAGCGGTCCTGCCGCCCCGGGTACTGGACGGCCGTCAACTCGACGTCGGCGGGCAGCAGTTCGGCCAGCGCGCGGAAGGAGCTGGCGG is part of the Kitasatospora cineracea genome and harbors:
- a CDS encoding non-ribosomal peptide synthetase, which codes for MSHPNTVRLPLTAAQAGVWAAHQLDPTGLRFTIGEYLDVPEPVDPDTFAEAWRTVVAECQALQVHAVGEDADGHWQLVDPGSAPPAAFHDFSDHLDPEAAARAWLSARFDEPVDLAAGPLSHAALLRLAPDRHWVHHRYHHVVADGIGYSLVLGRLAAVHRALRAGEPVGPSPFEPLAVLVEEDAAYRRSEQYAEDRRYWTERLADRPMPARLTGRAVRTEPAAGPAAWERAQRLRADAALDPATMRAVRAAARAGRTSWLTVLVALTAAYLHRATGREDVVLALPVAARTTPAARRTPAMVTNTVALRLAVTAGTSLESLLPAADAEIRAALAHQRFRHEDLLAALGLSGSDVGFIGTMANLMSHDPRLGFGDRPATPVNLSSGPAPDLTVSVQDRADGGEGARIAFDAHPGHFDTAELLGHRDRFLRLVRAALAAPAAPLGTLDLLGADERHRLLHEWNATDRPLPDTCLPELFARQAAATPDAVAVSQDGHRLTYRQLDADSLALARTLAARGIGPESFVAVAVPRSPLSITALLAVVRAGAAYLPVDPGYPAERIAQLLSDSAPALVLTTPDTADRLPAGAPRLLLPAPGTADADRALPVPDRENPAYLIYTSGSTGTPKGVVVPHRGVVNLVLDHLERLALGPGSRVTQLLSPGFDAAVQEIWPCLLSGAELLLPPAAGLPLGAELVAFLAERRATHMTLPPVLLAALPDAELPALRSVVVGGDSVEPETVRRWSAGRALRNHYGPTEMSCTVSGSDPLTADEAPPIGRPIANTRLHVLDGDLALVPTGAAGELYATGAGTARGYLGRPGLTAERFLPCPYGPPGTRMYRTGDLVRRRPDGRLDFLGRADGQVKIRGYRIEPGEVEAALAAVDGVAEAVVAAHGDQPSDRRLVGYAVARPGTALDPVALRAAVARTLPDFMVPAAVLLLDALPLTPHGKVDRRALPAPDFAARAAGKAARTPVEALLCRLFADVLGTGPVGADESFFDCGGDSIQAIQLVARAREEGLRLTAGEVLRHRTPEELATVARTDPAAGAEPAGAGTGEIAPTPILRWLAALAGGAGTAAVAGFNQSVLLRTPADATADSLAAALRTLTDHHDALRIALAADWTAAVRPAGTVPVGLRTAPAGADRAAEAAAARDRLDPAGGTVLQAVHFADRRELLLVVHHLAVDGVSWRILLPDLAAAEAAARAGRTPDLPPATTSLRGWAARLAATAADRRPELPAWQRIAATPDPGSGPLTPGPRRRTAFTLPPAPTARLLADLPGALRAGPDELLLTALVRAVARLRAERGQPGGDVLLDLEVHGRQEDAVGLPAADLSRTVGWFTALHPVALPPGPADDPARALKLVKDRLRSRPGDGLGHGLLRHLDGADGLAGTPELAFNYLGRLPGDRGFDWDLLPGDGPLVDGFDPRMPAAHALEITAITHEGAAGPELHAALEGPADRFEAVGADRLAALWQQELAALPAAADQPGAAGLVPADVPLAGLDQGRLEALERAHPGLTDVLPLTPLQEGFLFHTLIDGRDSDAYLTQLVADLRGPLDPDRLRAAAGRLLERHPALRAGFCHEGLDRPVQLVRDGLEPPWSAADLSGLPEPERTAERDRRTAAEQARPFDLAAPPLLRVLLLRLGADQHRLVLTNHHILWDGWSTPVLLDELFALYAGAADLPPARPVREYLAWLAGQDTAAAGRAWAAAFAGLEGPTHLVPEAAEGEPVPQQQLREELTEEATDRLQRRLRALGVTLNTAVEAAWGLFLARTAGTEDVVFGTSVSGRDAELPGVERMVGMLTNTLPVRVALRDEESLGELLVRLQDEQNRLAAHHHLGLADIQRLAGVGPLFDTTTVCLNYPVDLDAFDALPGGLRLTALDARDGTHYPLRMAVIPGPRLRLWLGHRPDCYGREEAGQVLDRFRRLLELIADHPEERVGDIDILTAGERAALLVAWGGYGS
- a CDS encoding fatty acyl-AMP ligase, which codes for MTTDFFGHRNVGDALAARAAAHPDRTALTIHRGSAGPAPESLTFAELHRRARLRAAALADRFAPGGRVLLALPTSTEFVEVYLGCLLAGLVAVPVPVPGGSAHATARVAAVVRDCTPGLVLATGQDRAALCEWLLTQDLDVPVEAVAPVGDSPADGPRPLPDLPDTGPDTLGVLQYSSGSTGTPKGVMLSHGNILANARAFSTDCGIGPDDRFGNWIPLHHDMGLFTQLSTALLLGATSVLMPPAEFVKRPVEWLRMMDRHRITVTAAPNFAFDLCLRLVTDQHLAELDLSALKFLANGSEPIHAPTLTAFADRFAAAGLARTAVSPGYGLAEATVFVCAKAPGTDPTVRTVDPAAAERGTVRPAEQGRPLVGLGLPGGFESRIVDPDTRRVLPDGAVGELWLRGDSVGSGYWNRPDLTEEVFGARTADGDGRRWLRTGDLGTLLDGELFLTGRLKEMLVLRGRNLFPQDLEQEARAAHPALNGFFGAAFPVPAPDERVVLVHEIDPRVRGNGPAEVAAAVKQRLTAELGAPMRNVVLVRRGSVRRTTSGKVQRTAMREEFLAGALSVVHAELEPAVRMLLPAEAAGTAEAADTAAEPLPLGGAA
- a CDS encoding thioesterase II family protein, which codes for MLSQKPAPGRSPWLRTFLPRPAAAVRLVCFPHAGGAASSFRALAELLPADVELTAVQYPGRQDRYLAPFATDLLALAADIHREVAPRLDRPTAFLGHSMGATVAYETARLLRPRFPSPLLALFASARRAPDACRPTGLDFAGDDEAVRGFIRELGGSGADRLEEEELWQLTLPMLRSDFLLADAYRHQPGPPLGCPVIAVGGDRDARFTPEDARRWSAHTVGAFEQHELPGGHFYPEECPGLLAALLTDALARHGAPIAATADRPLVES